Genomic segment of Deinococcus seoulensis:
GGCTCGAAGCCTGCTTGAACTTGCTCAGCACTCGGCGGAGGCTGCCGCTCATGGTCACGACCCGGCCCTTCCTTCCTTTGCCTTGCTGAATGGACACACGGCGAAGCTCCAGGTCGATGTCCTTCCACGTCAGCGAGAGCGCTTCGCTGATCCGTAGGCCCGCATGGGAGAGAAGAAGCAAGAGGACCTGGCCCTGTAGGTCGGTCTGCTCCATCACGGCCGCGATGTCGTCCTCGCTGTAGGGCGGTCTCTTCACGAGTCCGGGTGTGGGATCCCTGGGCACCTTGACGTCGCGGAAGGGTTCAGCCTCTGTGGCGCCGGCCCACCGGAGGGCCCGGTACAGGCAGTTCGCCGCGGCGACTTTGAGTTGAACGCCTGCGGGCTTGCGCCCGGAACCCAACATGTGCGCCACGTACCCGGATGCGTCGCGCCGTCCAGGGCGCAGGAGGTTGATGGCGTTTGAGGTCGCGTACTCGGTGAAGTGCCGGACGCCGAGGGTGTAGGCCTCGATGGTGCGTGGACTGGTTAGCAGGCCGCTGGTCCCCTCGTGGGTAAGGTAGGCGCAGGTTAGGGTGACCAGTCCCGACAGGTCCTTGTCTGCGGCTGCCTTTACGGCGCGGCGTCGGAGTTCGTCGTCGGGGAGGCCAGCCCAGGTCTGCGCTTGAGCAAGACGGTCACCCTGATATCTGTCGAGGGTCACGGAATGTGCGGGAGCTGCTCCAAAATTATGGCAGCGTATTTTTGAAGGTCCATTGAGATGAGGTCTTGGACACTCAATGCGGACTGTTTAGCGACAGCATATGCAGCAGGATAGTAATCGCGGGTATCTAAAAGTTCCTCACGTTCACTTTCTTCTGTACTCGTGAGTGTGCCTCTTTGTTCAGCTTCGATGAGACGAGAGATCTTTGCGCGGACTTGTGGGTCCGTGGTTTTGTCAAATTGCACGTATGCATGACCTACTTCACACTCCACCATACACTCGGCAATGCCTTCATGGAGTAGGTACTTCGTGAGCTTCAATTCAGTTTGATTAGCAGGATCATTTGGACGGCGGAGATGGTGTGCTACCTCATGGGCAATAGTTGCTCTAGCACGCATCAAGTTTGTGGTCGACCATTCAAAAGTCACAAACTGCTCTTCCCATTGTTCCCTCTGCGTAGCATGCACACCGTCGTATTCTGCCATAGACGCGTCATGTATCACTGGTAGAATTACGATATTTAGATCTCGATTGGAACCATACTTGTTCATGACGGCTTGCGCGAATTGGGCGATCGCATGGCCATCTGTCAAGAATTCTGCGATAGAAGAATGCTGAAGTTGCGTAAATCCGTGTTTATGCCCGTGATCGATCATTATTTCCGCCATCATTACTTGCGCGGCACTTCCAGTAATGGAGTGGTTCGGTAGGGCAGGTGTGAAATATGCTCGGGCGCCTAGAGTCATACTACTACCTTATCCTACCCAATGGAAATTAGGGAGGAAAGATGCAGGGGGG
This window contains:
- a CDS encoding tyrosine-type recombinase/integrase, which produces MTLDRYQGDRLAQAQTWAGLPDDELRRRAVKAAADKDLSGLVTLTCAYLTHEGTSGLLTSPRTIEAYTLGVRHFTEYATSNAINLLRPGRRDASGYVAHMLGSGRKPAGVQLKVAAANCLYRALRWAGATEAEPFRDVKVPRDPTPGLVKRPPYSEDDIAAVMEQTDLQGQVLLLLLSHAGLRISEALSLTWKDIDLELRRVSIQQGKGRKGRVVTMSGSLRRVLSKFKQASSQITDGRRTTPEGAVFSYSHVTTARYHMAKAFGAAEVQFRGFHPGRKLAGTRLLRQVNDIARVAHHLGHASVETTRRGYANYEVDDLRDTLSSW
- a CDS encoding DUF2268 domain-containing putative Zn-dependent protease (predicted Zn-dependent protease with a strongly conserved HExxH motif), translated to MTLGARAYFTPALPNHSITGSAAQVMMAEIMIDHGHKHGFTQLQHSSIAEFLTDGHAIAQFAQAVMNKYGSNRDLNIVILPVIHDASMAEYDGVHATQREQWEEQFVTFEWSTTNLMRARATIAHEVAHHLRRPNDPANQTELKLTKYLLHEGIAECMVECEVGHAYVQFDKTTDPQVRAKISRLIEAEQRGTLTSTEESEREELLDTRDYYPAAYAVAKQSALSVQDLISMDLQKYAAIILEQLPHIP